A single region of the Variovorax paradoxus genome encodes:
- a CDS encoding TetR/AcrR family transcriptional regulator: MSPPVVPPAPVPPAARSTYRHGDLRRALLEAGVELARDGGPDAVALREVTRRAGVVPNAAYRHFASRRELLLAVRAAALSAAAVSMEKELAVLPRDQPPLDFARAQVRAIGTAYLRFAQAEPGLFRTAFVVSSEDAEGEVGPASVGASGMGPFQLLGAAIDRLVEAGALEASRRPDAEYLAWSAVHGLALLIIDGPLKGIGAEAAHALGQRLIDMVERGL; the protein is encoded by the coding sequence ATGAGCCCCCCCGTCGTTCCGCCCGCGCCCGTTCCGCCTGCCGCCCGAAGTACGTACCGGCATGGCGACTTGCGACGGGCGCTGCTCGAAGCGGGCGTCGAGCTGGCCCGGGACGGCGGCCCCGATGCGGTGGCACTGCGCGAGGTGACGCGGCGCGCGGGCGTGGTGCCCAACGCGGCGTACCGGCATTTCGCAAGCCGGCGCGAGTTGCTGCTGGCGGTGCGGGCGGCGGCGCTCTCGGCGGCTGCCGTTTCCATGGAAAAGGAACTGGCGGTTCTGCCCCGCGACCAGCCGCCGCTGGACTTCGCGCGGGCGCAGGTGCGGGCCATCGGGACGGCCTATCTGCGGTTCGCGCAGGCCGAGCCGGGGCTTTTTCGCACGGCTTTCGTGGTGTCGTCTGAAGATGCCGAGGGCGAGGTGGGCCCGGCGAGCGTGGGCGCCAGCGGGATGGGGCCCTTTCAGCTGCTGGGCGCGGCGATCGACCGGCTGGTGGAGGCGGGCGCGCTCGAGGCTTCGCGCCGGCCGGATGCCGAATACCTGGCCTGGTCGGCCGTGCACGGGCTGGCACTGCTGATCATCGACGGGCCGCTGAAAGGCATCGGTGCCGAAGCGGCCCACGCGCTCGGGCAGCGCCTGATCGACATGGTGGAGCGCGGCCTTTAG
- a CDS encoding VOC family protein, with product MKVQSYLSFEGRCDEAIAFYKKALGAEVVQLMRYSDAPEMPAGEAEAGCAGGMPAADKVMHSVLRIGETELMASDGRCSGQAEFKGIMLALSASTDAEARQWFDALADGGQVMQPLTPTFFSSSFGMLTDRFGIGWMLVVDAEK from the coding sequence ATGAAAGTCCAGTCTTATCTGTCGTTCGAAGGCCGCTGCGACGAAGCCATCGCGTTCTACAAGAAGGCGCTCGGCGCCGAAGTCGTGCAGCTCATGCGCTACAGCGATGCGCCCGAAATGCCGGCGGGCGAAGCCGAAGCAGGCTGCGCCGGCGGCATGCCCGCCGCCGACAAGGTGATGCACTCCGTCTTGCGCATCGGCGAAACCGAGCTGATGGCTTCCGACGGACGGTGTTCCGGCCAAGCGGAATTCAAGGGCATCATGCTCGCCCTCAGCGCCAGCACAGACGCCGAGGCGCGCCAATGGTTCGACGCGCTGGCCGACGGCGGACAGGTGATGCAGCCGCTGACGCCGACCTTCTTCAGTTCTAGCTTCGGCATGCTCACCGACCGCTTCGGCATTGGCTGGATGCTGGTGGTGGACGCCGAAAAGTAA
- a CDS encoding VOC family protein, which produces MSPIHAYLTFDGNAAEAMRFYAKTLGGTMQMMMTIGEAPDTEQMPADVKKRIMHASLAYGDGMLMASDTMPGQTYEGMKGFGVALTLDTVAEARRVFDAFAEGGTVSMPFEKTFWVEGFGMVTDRFGTPWLINGGKPLV; this is translated from the coding sequence ATGTCTCCCATCCACGCTTACCTCACGTTCGACGGCAACGCAGCCGAAGCCATGCGCTTCTACGCGAAGACACTCGGCGGCACCATGCAGATGATGATGACGATCGGCGAAGCGCCCGATACCGAGCAGATGCCGGCCGACGTCAAGAAGCGCATCATGCATGCCTCCCTTGCCTACGGCGACGGCATGCTCATGGCCTCCGACACCATGCCCGGCCAGACCTACGAAGGCATGAAGGGCTTCGGCGTTGCGCTGACCCTCGACACCGTTGCCGAAGCGCGCCGCGTGTTCGACGCCTTCGCCGAGGGTGGCACCGTCTCCATGCCCTTCGAGAAGACCTTCTGGGTCGAGGGCTTCGGTATGGTGACCGACCGCTTCGGCACGCCGTGGCTCATCAACGGCGGCAAGCCGCTGGTCTGA
- a CDS encoding DHA2 family efflux MFS transporter permease subunit, with translation MTDTLDNNRKRWLALMVLCLGVLMIVLDTTIVNVALPSIRTDLGFTETSLVWVVNAYMLTFGGFLLLGGRLGDLYGHRRLFLIGLVLFTLASLACGIANSQALLVAARAVQGLGGAVVSAVSLSLIMNLFTEPADRAKAMGVYGFVCAGGGSIGVLLGGLLTSSLSWHWIFLVNLPIGVAVYALCVALLPNARGQAHGEKLDVAGAVTVTLSLMLAVYGVVNGNEAGWGSTQTLGLLGAAVVLLAIFITIEARVQHPLMPLGLFRLRSVSVANVVGVLWAAAMFAWFFISALYMQLVLNYTPMQIGLAFLPANIIMAVFSLGLSARLVMRFGIRKPLAAGLWLAAIGLALFARAPVNGSFVVDVLPGMMLLGLGAGMAFNPVLLAAMSEVDPADSGLASGVVNTAFMMGGALGLAVLASAAAARTGSMQAAGAQLPLALTGGYNLAFLVGAVFAAVAGLLGALLLRTASPGSTQNDKNNEGAAASASTADRAAAS, from the coding sequence ATGACCGACACACTCGACAACAACCGGAAGCGCTGGCTCGCATTGATGGTGCTGTGCCTCGGCGTGCTGATGATCGTGCTGGACACCACGATCGTGAACGTGGCGCTGCCTTCGATCCGCACCGACCTGGGCTTCACCGAGACCTCGCTGGTCTGGGTGGTAAACGCCTACATGCTGACCTTCGGCGGCTTCCTGCTGCTGGGCGGTCGGCTCGGCGACCTGTACGGCCACCGCAGGCTCTTCCTCATTGGCCTTGTGCTCTTCACGCTTGCATCGCTGGCCTGCGGCATTGCCAATTCGCAAGCCTTGCTGGTGGCGGCGCGCGCGGTGCAGGGGCTGGGCGGCGCGGTGGTTTCGGCCGTCTCGCTCTCGCTGATCATGAACCTGTTCACCGAGCCGGCCGACCGCGCGAAGGCGATGGGGGTGTACGGATTCGTTTGCGCCGGCGGCGGCAGCATCGGCGTGCTGCTGGGCGGGCTGCTCACGAGCTCGCTGAGCTGGCACTGGATCTTCCTGGTGAACCTGCCGATCGGCGTGGCGGTGTATGCGCTGTGCGTGGCGCTGCTGCCCAACGCGCGCGGCCAGGCGCACGGCGAAAAGCTCGACGTGGCCGGCGCCGTCACCGTCACGCTGTCGCTCATGCTCGCGGTCTACGGCGTGGTCAATGGCAACGAAGCCGGCTGGGGCTCCACCCAAACGCTGGGCCTGCTCGGTGCTGCGGTGGTGCTGCTCGCAATCTTCATCACCATCGAGGCACGCGTGCAGCACCCGCTGATGCCGCTGGGCCTCTTCCGCCTGCGCAGTGTGTCGGTCGCCAACGTGGTGGGCGTGCTGTGGGCGGCGGCAATGTTTGCGTGGTTCTTCATTTCCGCGCTCTACATGCAGCTGGTGCTGAACTACACGCCAATGCAGATCGGCCTCGCCTTCCTGCCGGCCAACATCATCATGGCGGTGTTCTCGCTCGGCCTCTCGGCCAGGCTGGTAATGCGCTTCGGCATCCGTAAGCCGCTCGCGGCCGGGCTGTGGCTCGCGGCCATCGGCCTTGCGCTCTTCGCGCGTGCGCCCGTCAACGGCAGCTTTGTCGTCGACGTGCTGCCCGGGATGATGCTGCTCGGCCTGGGTGCCGGCATGGCGTTCAACCCGGTGCTGCTCGCGGCCATGAGCGAGGTCGACCCGGCCGATTCGGGCCTGGCCTCGGGCGTGGTCAACACCGCCTTCATGATGGGTGGCGCGCTCGGGCTTGCCGTGCTGGCCAGTGCCGCCGCGGCGCGCACCGGCTCGATGCAGGCAGCCGGGGCGCAGTTGCCTCTTGCCCTCACCGGTGGCTACAACCTTGCGTTTCTCGTCGGCGCCGTGTTTGCGGCGGTGGCGGGATTGCTGGGGGCATTGCTGCTTCGCACCGCATCTCCGGGGTCCACTCAGAACGACAAGAACAACGAGGGAGCCGCGGCATCCGCAAGCACGGCAGACCGTGCAGCGGCATCTTGA